A section of the Leptotrichia buccalis C-1013-b genome encodes:
- a CDS encoding tRNA threonylcarbamoyladenosine dehydratase, giving the protein MEKMNQTFARFSMLVGEEGIEKLRNSKVIVFGVGGVGSYTVEALARSGVGHITMVDFDEISESNINRQLHSLRSTIGKSKTDVMKDRVFDINPDCEVELIKKLVYEDFDEIFENNRYDFVVDAIDVIGSKINLIEYCVKNKINIISSMGFGNKMHPEMVEISKIKNTSVCPMARTIRSILKKKNIFDIPVVYSKEQPVKPNKSELFKEEAPTEFRENNEIPRKTTPGSNAFVPGTAGLVLASYVIRKILEWD; this is encoded by the coding sequence ATTGAAAAAATGAATCAGACATTTGCAAGATTTTCGATGCTGGTTGGAGAAGAAGGAATTGAAAAATTACGTAATTCTAAAGTAATAGTTTTTGGAGTTGGAGGAGTTGGTTCGTATACGGTTGAGGCTTTGGCACGTTCTGGAGTGGGACATATTACAATGGTCGATTTTGATGAGATTTCAGAATCTAATATTAATAGACAATTACATTCTTTGAGAAGTACAATTGGAAAATCTAAGACAGATGTTATGAAAGATAGAGTTTTTGATATTAATCCAGATTGTGAGGTGGAGTTGATAAAAAAATTGGTTTATGAAGATTTTGATGAAATTTTTGAGAATAATAGGTATGATTTTGTTGTAGATGCAATTGATGTTATTGGGAGCAAAATTAATTTGATTGAATATTGCGTAAAAAATAAAATAAACATTATTTCTTCAATGGGATTTGGAAACAAGATGCATCCTGAAATGGTGGAAATTTCAAAAATAAAAAATACATCTGTCTGTCCAATGGCTAGAACAATTAGAAGTATTTTGAAAAAGAAAAATATTTTTGATATTCCTGTTGTATATTCAAAAGAACAGCCTGTCAAGCCGAATAAATCAGAGTTGTTTAAAGAAGAAGCCCCAACTGAATTTAGGGAAAACAATGAAATTCCAAGAAAGACTACTCCTGGAAGTAATGCTTTTGTGCCAGGAACAGCAGGGCTTGTATTGGCATCTTATGTTATAAGAAAAATTTTGGAATGGGATTAA
- a CDS encoding superoxide dismutase, whose protein sequence is MFKQIELSYKFDALEPNIDTKTMEIHYGKHHATYTNNLNDTLKNNAPEFLEKPIEEILENLEILPESIRGAVRNNGGGFYNHNLYFEIMGPNAGGEPTGELAEKINEAFGSFETFKEEFSKAAATRFGSGWAWLVVNKNGKLKVTSTANQDNPLIPGATTCGCSEGTPILGIDVWEHAYYLNYQNRRPDYISAFFNVINWDAVAKKYADAK, encoded by the coding sequence ATGTTTAAACAAATAGAATTATCTTATAAATTTGACGCTTTAGAACCAAATATTGACACAAAAACAATGGAAATCCATTATGGGAAACACCATGCAACTTACACTAATAACTTGAATGATACGTTAAAAAATAATGCACCAGAATTTTTAGAAAAACCGATTGAGGAAATTTTGGAAAATTTAGAAATATTACCAGAAAGTATACGTGGAGCTGTTAGAAATAATGGAGGAGGTTTCTATAATCATAATTTATATTTTGAAATAATGGGGCCTAACGCTGGTGGAGAACCTACAGGCGAACTAGCAGAAAAAATTAATGAAGCATTTGGAAGTTTTGAAACATTTAAAGAAGAATTTTCAAAAGCCGCAGCAACAAGATTTGGTTCTGGATGGGCTTGGCTTGTTGTAAATAAAAATGGAAAATTAAAAGTAACTTCAACTGCAAATCAAGATAACCCATTAATTCCAGGAGCAACAACTTGTGGATGTTCAGAAGGAACTCCGATTTTAGGAATAGATGTTTGGGAACATGCATATTATCTAAATTATCAAAATAGAAGACCAGATTATATTTCAGCATTTTTCAATGTTATAAACTGGGATGCAGTAGCTAAAAAATATGCAGATGCGAAATAG
- a CDS encoding response regulator transcription factor: MKVLVFNKNEKTRMVVGQLLKELSFNVILAENEEQLLDALKTESLDISFLDISSIEDFPLAIERILRYKKQSYILMAIEQDDRYAKTEALLKGIDDYVYNDFRLEELSAKFRAIVRILNKRLTEDEMGILTAYDLTLNPANREVKRDGKEIELTNKEFLLLEYFLRNKNRVLTRTMISEKIWDIDFVSESNIVDVYVNFLRSKIDKGFDQKIIKTVRSVGYIIKE; the protein is encoded by the coding sequence ATGAAAGTATTAGTATTCAATAAAAATGAAAAAACAAGAATGGTTGTAGGTCAATTATTAAAAGAATTAAGTTTCAATGTTATATTGGCAGAAAATGAAGAACAGTTATTAGATGCACTAAAAACAGAATCACTTGATATTTCTTTTTTAGATATTAGTTCTATAGAAGATTTTCCATTGGCAATAGAAAGAATATTGAGATACAAGAAGCAAAGCTATATTTTGATGGCAATTGAGCAAGATGATAGATATGCTAAAACGGAAGCCTTATTAAAAGGGATAGACGATTATGTTTATAATGATTTTAGACTGGAAGAACTTTCAGCTAAATTCAGAGCTATAGTTAGAATTTTGAACAAGCGGTTGACTGAAGATGAAATGGGAATTTTGACAGCTTATGATTTGACATTAAATCCTGCGAATAGAGAAGTTAAACGTGATGGAAAAGAAATAGAATTAACAAACAAGGAATTTTTACTGCTTGAATATTTCTTAAGAAATAAAAATAGAGTTCTTACAAGAACTATGATTTCAGAAAAAATCTGGGATATAGATTTTGTTTCAGAAAGTAATATTGTAGATGTATATGTTAATTTCTTGAGATCAAAAATAGATAAAGGATTTGATCAAAAAATTATAAAAACTGTAAGAAGTGTTGGATATATTATAAAAGAGTAA
- a CDS encoding M48 family metallopeptidase produces the protein MKKFSKILFLITALTMISSCTVAPLTGRKQLKLISDESVISSSSSAYAKLISDARAKNLLANNTPDGERLRRIGGRVKSAVEQYLTSNGMSKKLSNLNWEFNLIRSDQINAFAMPGGKIAFYTGIMPVLGNDAGIAFVMGHEIGHVIGGHHAESSSGRALAGIAATVTDVVTGGNAVSSLVSGGLSITLLKFNRTQEYEADKYGMIFMAMAGYDPAEAIRAEERMESLLSSNKRVEILSTHPSGKNRIEAMKKFLPEAMKYYSAR, from the coding sequence ATGAAAAAATTTTCAAAAATTTTATTTCTAATTACAGCATTAACAATGATTTCTAGCTGTACAGTTGCGCCACTTACTGGGAGAAAGCAATTAAAACTTATAAGTGATGAAAGCGTTATTTCCAGTTCTTCTTCTGCATATGCTAAACTTATATCAGACGCAAGAGCTAAAAATTTATTGGCAAATAATACACCAGACGGGGAACGATTAAGAAGAATTGGTGGAAGAGTAAAATCGGCTGTAGAACAATATTTAACTTCAAACGGAATGTCGAAAAAATTATCTAATTTAAACTGGGAATTTAATTTAATAAGAAGTGATCAAATAAATGCTTTTGCTATGCCAGGTGGTAAAATCGCTTTTTATACTGGAATTATGCCAGTTTTAGGTAATGATGCTGGAATTGCATTTGTAATGGGACATGAAATTGGACACGTTATTGGTGGACATCATGCTGAAAGTTCAAGTGGTAGAGCTTTAGCAGGAATTGCTGCGACAGTAACAGATGTGGTAACAGGAGGAAATGCTGTATCTTCTCTTGTTTCTGGTGGACTTTCAATTACTCTTTTGAAGTTTAATAGAACTCAAGAATATGAAGCAGACAAATATGGAATGATTTTTATGGCAATGGCAGGATATGATCCAGCTGAAGCAATAAGAGCCGAAGAAAGAATGGAATCACTTCTTTCATCAAATAAAAGAGTAGAAATTTTATCTACACATCCATCTGGAAAAAATAGAATCGAAGCAATGAAAAAATTTTTACCTGAAGCAATGAAATATTATAGTGCTAGATAA
- the htpX gene encoding zinc metalloprotease HtpX, with product MFINTMKTGFLMFVLIVLFVIVGQVIGGSKGALLGLLIAGGMSFYSYWFSDKIVIKAYHGREVNLYNNPELYKLVQRLANNAQLPMPKIYIIPERQPNAFATGRNPENAAVACTAGLLELMDNNELAGVLAHELGHIKHRDILISTIAATFAGAISYIITLLPYFQNNNRSRRNNNLAGTVLISLLAPIAASIIQMSISRKREYMADRAGAEFSGNPLYLRNALKKLEYYSHNLSMSKENPATAHMFIINPLSSLDKLKNLFSTHPSTEDRIRELEKMAREKHLL from the coding sequence ATGTTCATAAATACTATGAAAACAGGTTTTTTGATGTTTGTATTAATTGTTCTTTTTGTAATCGTTGGTCAAGTAATAGGAGGTTCTAAAGGAGCTTTGCTTGGTCTTTTAATTGCAGGCGGAATGAGTTTTTACAGTTACTGGTTTAGTGATAAAATAGTTATTAAAGCCTATCATGGACGTGAAGTCAATTTATATAATAATCCTGAGCTTTACAAACTAGTACAACGTCTGGCAAACAATGCCCAATTACCAATGCCAAAAATTTACATAATCCCTGAACGTCAGCCAAATGCCTTTGCAACTGGGAGAAATCCTGAAAATGCAGCTGTTGCCTGTACCGCCGGATTACTTGAATTAATGGATAATAATGAATTAGCTGGGGTTTTAGCTCACGAACTAGGACACATAAAACATCGGGATATCCTGATAAGTACCATTGCTGCCACTTTTGCTGGAGCTATCTCATATATTATAACTCTTTTACCGTATTTTCAGAATAATAATCGCTCAAGAAGAAACAACAATCTTGCTGGAACAGTGCTAATTTCTCTTTTAGCTCCAATCGCAGCCTCTATTATTCAAATGTCTATTTCAAGAAAAAGGGAATACATGGCTGATAGAGCTGGTGCTGAATTCTCAGGTAATCCTTTATACTTAAGAAATGCTTTAAAGAAATTGGAATATTATAGCCACAATCTTTCAATGAGTAAAGAAAATCCTGCAACAGCACATATGTTTATCATAAATCCTCTTTCAAGCCTTGACAAACTTAAAAATTTATTCAGTACCCACCCTTCAACTGAAGATAGAATAAGAGAACTGGAAAAAATGGCAAGAGAAAAGCATTTATTGTAA
- a CDS encoding DUF1858 domain-containing protein: MAEKITKDMNIMEAVEKYPIIAQVLMRYGLGCVGCIISSAETLGEGIAVHGLNPDIIIDEVNMILEKQEG, from the coding sequence ATGGCAGAAAAAATAACTAAAGATATGAATATAATGGAAGCGGTGGAAAAATATCCGATTATTGCTCAAGTACTTATGAGATATGGGCTTGGATGTGTGGGATGTATTATTTCAAGTGCTGAAACTTTAGGTGAAGGAATTGCTGTTCACGGATTAAATCCTGATATAATAATTGATGAAGTGAATATGATTCTTGAAAAACAAGAAGGGTAG
- the dusA gene encoding tRNA dihydrouridine(20/20a) synthase DusA, whose amino-acid sequence MLFVKNKISIAPMVDRTDRNFRNFVRMINKDVLLYTEMITAQAIINTKDLNYLLGFDKIENPIVLQIAATNPKEAYEAVKIAEKYDYDEINLNIGCPSDRVSGNMMGAYLMAFPEVVADIIKAMKDATNKPISIKHRIGIDGKNILPDYFERTLLDKYEDMMNFINITKKTGVNKYIIHARIAVLAGLDPKQNRSIPPLRYDEVYRVKKENPDLHIEINGEIKSVDEIDEHLKYTDSVMMGREIYDNPMILTEFGKYYGKDINITREEIIEKMIYYVENMERQNIRPHLFLMHTHGLFHNVRGSKFWKRAINNPKANSETLRKLLSEIKNY is encoded by the coding sequence ATGTTGTTTGTGAAAAATAAGATAAGCATAGCTCCAATGGTAGATAGAACAGACAGAAATTTTAGAAATTTTGTGAGAATGATAAATAAAGATGTTCTTTTATATACTGAAATGATAACAGCACAGGCTATTATTAATACAAAAGATTTAAATTATCTATTAGGTTTTGATAAAATAGAAAATCCCATTGTCTTACAGATTGCGGCTACTAATCCGAAGGAAGCATACGAAGCGGTAAAAATTGCTGAAAAATATGATTATGATGAGATTAATCTTAATATTGGATGTCCTTCTGACAGAGTGTCAGGTAATATGATGGGAGCTTATCTTATGGCATTTCCAGAAGTGGTGGCAGACATTATAAAAGCTATGAAAGATGCGACCAATAAACCTATTTCGATAAAGCATCGAATTGGAATTGATGGAAAAAATATATTGCCTGACTATTTTGAAAGAACGTTGCTGGACAAGTATGAAGATATGATGAATTTTATTAATATAACTAAGAAAACAGGTGTAAATAAATATATAATTCATGCAAGGATAGCTGTACTAGCAGGACTTGATCCAAAACAAAACCGTAGTATTCCGCCATTGAGATATGATGAGGTTTATCGTGTAAAAAAGGAAAATCCAGATTTACATATAGAAATTAATGGGGAAATAAAAAGTGTTGATGAGATTGATGAACATTTGAAATATACGGATTCTGTAATGATGGGAAGGGAAATTTATGATAATCCTATGATTTTAACTGAATTTGGTAAATATTATGGAAAAGATATAAATATTACACGTGAAGAAATTATCGAAAAAATGATTTATTATGTGGAAAATATGGAAAGACAGAATATTCGTCCACATTTGTTCTTAATGCATACTCACGGACTATTTCATAATGTTCGTGGCAGTAAATTTTGGAAAAGAGCAATTAATAATCCAAAAGCAAATTCTGAAACATTAAGAAAATTGTTGAGTGAAATAAAAAATTATTAA